One genomic window of Candidatus Pseudobacter hemicellulosilyticus includes the following:
- a CDS encoding DUF421 domain-containing protein produces the protein MLQLLQIQGPELDKIFWGDQDKWFLVEVLVRTLIMYLVVLFGLRLMGKRGVRQLTVFELVVIIGLGSAAGDPMFYKEVGVLSAIVVFVTVIAVYRLTTYLTAKSKKVEAIIEGQTVCLIEEGAFCLDSFKKEDLAQDEFFSELRVRGVSQLGQVDRAYLEVSGQVSVFFFTEEATRPGLPILPHEYKQQLNTITESGLYACTNCGHTEKITAGSGCQCRHCKKEKWVKAVDRRRIA, from the coding sequence ATGCTGCAGCTGCTTCAAATACAGGGCCCTGAGCTGGATAAGATATTCTGGGGCGACCAGGATAAGTGGTTCCTCGTGGAAGTATTGGTCCGCACGCTGATCATGTACCTGGTGGTATTGTTCGGCCTGCGGCTGATGGGCAAAAGAGGCGTACGGCAGCTCACGGTGTTTGAGCTGGTGGTCATCATCGGCCTGGGCTCTGCCGCCGGCGATCCCATGTTCTATAAGGAAGTGGGCGTACTCTCGGCTATCGTTGTGTTTGTGACCGTTATTGCCGTTTACCGGCTGACCACCTATCTCACCGCCAAATCCAAAAAAGTAGAAGCTATAATAGAAGGGCAAACGGTCTGCCTGATAGAAGAAGGCGCTTTCTGCCTGGATAGCTTTAAAAAGGAGGACCTGGCCCAGGATGAGTTTTTTTCTGAACTGCGGGTGCGGGGCGTATCCCAGTTGGGGCAGGTGGACCGCGCCTACCTGGAAGTCTCCGGCCAGGTCAGCGTTTTCTTTTTTACAGAAGAAGCCACCAGGCCGGGATTGCCTATCCTGCCGCATGAGTACAAGCAGCAACTCAATACCATTACTGAGAGCGGACTCTACGCCTGCACCAACTGTGGGCATACGGAAAAAATTACAGCCGGCTCCGGCTGCCAGTGCCGTCACTGCAAAAAAGAAAAATGGGTAAAGGCAGTGGACCGGAGGCGGATTGCCTGA
- a CDS encoding DUF4625 domain-containing protein, with protein MQSMITKCSLVLGVVLLFASCSKDDDQPTAAKPSISITEIGSGNSKTAYAGSDLHLDAEVVAPGTIASITVDIHAEGSSPWHFDSVYTEGFAGQKNANFHKHIDIPENATPGHYHIHFTVKDQLGQETEMEAELEIRVDATLPTLGELEVSPNTAGTDLHLDAEINAPNKIAKVVVEIHGGSYENEVEYTDAAMVGQTSYHFHKHIDISAAPAGHYHVHIKVIDQANKEREFEDHFDKK; from the coding sequence ATGCAATCAATGATTACCAAATGCTCCCTGGTACTGGGAGTGGTGCTTCTTTTTGCCTCCTGCTCCAAGGACGACGACCAGCCAACGGCTGCCAAACCCAGCATCAGCATCACCGAGATCGGTTCCGGCAACAGCAAGACCGCCTATGCAGGATCAGACCTTCACCTGGATGCGGAGGTCGTGGCGCCGGGCACTATTGCCAGCATTACCGTTGACATCCACGCCGAAGGCAGCAGCCCCTGGCATTTTGATTCCGTATACACGGAAGGTTTTGCCGGGCAGAAGAACGCCAATTTCCACAAGCACATTGACATCCCTGAAAATGCAACGCCCGGTCACTATCATATCCATTTTACAGTGAAGGACCAACTGGGACAGGAAACCGAAATGGAAGCCGAACTGGAGATCAGGGTTGATGCTACCCTGCCCACCCTGGGCGAGCTGGAAGTATCTCCCAATACCGCCGGTACCGACCTGCACCTGGACGCCGAGATCAACGCCCCCAACAAGATTGCCAAAGTGGTGGTGGAGATCCATGGCGGCAGCTACGAAAATGAAGTGGAATATACCGATGCAGCCATGGTAGGACAAACCAGCTATCATTTCCACAAGCATATTGATATCAGTGCTGCACCCGCCGGTCATTACCATGTTCATATCAAAGTGATTGACCAGGCCAATAAGGAAAGAGAATTTGAAGACCATTTTGACAAGAAATAA
- a CDS encoding carboxymuconolactone decarboxylase family protein produces the protein MDKKTVLRWLLLFVLLVNSNLMEAQDNKKLDKRQQSIVSIAALTATGDLEQLKYQLNAGLEAGLTVNETKEILVQLYAYCGFPRSLNGITTFMAVMEERKSRGIADREGKDATGSKSASGKYEQGRKVLETLTATPQARPAPGFGEFAPRIDGFLKEHLFADVFDSDVLTFQERELVTISALTAMTGVEGQLNAHIRMGINTGLTESQLEDLAAIIARNINETQANVLRKLIKRPVVPIIEPDMMVRISEIEVLPEHVEAYLSILKEEAAASVKVEPGVIAIFPMCQQENPTQIRIVEIYANKEAYQLHLQTPHFRYYKSATGKMVKSLALIDMNTIDRETMIAVFRKLN, from the coding sequence ATGGACAAAAAAACAGTTCTCAGATGGTTATTGCTTTTTGTTTTACTCGTAAATAGTAATCTGATGGAAGCACAGGACAATAAAAAGTTAGATAAACGGCAGCAAAGTATTGTCAGTATCGCTGCACTTACTGCCACCGGTGATCTGGAACAGCTTAAATACCAATTGAATGCCGGACTGGAAGCGGGACTTACCGTAAATGAGACCAAAGAAATACTGGTACAGCTGTATGCTTACTGTGGGTTTCCGAGGAGTTTGAACGGCATTACCACATTTATGGCTGTAATGGAAGAGCGTAAATCACGGGGTATTGCAGACAGGGAAGGGAAGGATGCAACCGGGAGTAAAAGCGCTTCCGGGAAATATGAACAGGGCAGAAAAGTGTTGGAAACTTTAACAGCTACACCGCAGGCCAGACCGGCGCCCGGTTTCGGTGAGTTTGCTCCGCGCATTGATGGTTTTTTGAAGGAACATCTTTTTGCGGACGTTTTTGACAGTGATGTGCTTACCTTCCAGGAGCGGGAGCTGGTAACAATTTCAGCGTTGACTGCTATGACAGGCGTAGAAGGTCAGCTTAATGCCCATATCAGGATGGGAATAAATACGGGACTGACAGAAAGCCAGTTAGAAGATCTTGCAGCAATAATAGCCAGAAACATCAATGAAACTCAGGCGAATGTTCTGCGGAAATTGATTAAAAGACCGGTTGTCCCGATCATTGAACCTGATATGATGGTCCGTATTTCTGAAATAGAGGTCCTGCCGGAACATGTGGAAGCCTACCTTTCAATTCTCAAAGAAGAAGCGGCGGCTTCAGTAAAGGTTGAACCGGGAGTGATTGCCATTTTTCCGATGTGCCAGCAGGAAAACCCAACGCAGATAAGGATCGTGGAGATATATGCAAATAAAGAAGCCTATCAGTTGCATTTGCAGACACCACATTTCCGGTACTATAAATCAGCAACCGGGAAGATGGTCAAATCATTAGCATTAATTGACATGAATACAATTGACAGGGAAACGATGATAGCGGTTTTCAGAAAACTGAATTAG
- a CDS encoding SPFH domain-containing protein encodes MKLPFIEIISWLEHNPNILMWKFPDQDAEIKNGARLIVRESEQALFLNEGKLADQFGPGTHTLQTENIPLLTRLKGWKHGFESPFKADVYFFSTKQFVNLKWGTTAPIMMRDAQFGQVRIRAFGTYNIRIKDIEKFFREYAGTYPIFPVYDLQVQLRDYIAPRFGEVLSNAQIPVLDVAGNLDKVNQQIRPLIAPYFEALGIEVTEFVVSSVTLPEEVLQHFDKVTNMNMVTHMDKFTRFSTANAIGEKGSALNEATQQGAAMAAMLQAAQARPQEATPATSPADSVEARLKKLKQLFQDELIDETEYKAKKAALLDKL; translated from the coding sequence ATGAAACTACCCTTCATAGAGATCATCTCCTGGCTGGAGCATAATCCCAATATCCTGATGTGGAAATTTCCGGATCAGGATGCGGAGATTAAGAACGGGGCCAGATTAATTGTCCGGGAATCCGAACAGGCGCTCTTCCTGAATGAAGGGAAGCTGGCCGATCAGTTTGGTCCGGGCACGCATACCTTACAAACAGAAAACATTCCTCTGCTCACGCGGCTCAAAGGCTGGAAGCATGGCTTTGAAAGCCCTTTCAAAGCGGACGTTTATTTCTTTTCTACCAAACAGTTTGTTAACCTGAAATGGGGCACCACCGCCCCCATCATGATGCGGGACGCCCAGTTTGGACAGGTACGCATCCGCGCCTTCGGCACCTATAATATCCGCATAAAGGATATTGAAAAATTCTTCCGCGAATATGCAGGCACTTACCCCATTTTCCCGGTGTATGACCTGCAGGTGCAGCTGCGGGATTATATAGCTCCCCGTTTTGGAGAAGTACTGTCCAATGCGCAGATACCCGTGCTGGATGTAGCCGGCAACCTGGACAAGGTGAACCAGCAGATCCGTCCGCTGATCGCTCCTTATTTTGAAGCACTGGGCATTGAGGTAACAGAATTTGTGGTGAGCAGCGTTACGCTGCCGGAAGAAGTATTGCAGCATTTTGATAAGGTGACCAACATGAATATGGTCACTCATATGGATAAGTTCACCCGCTTCAGTACCGCCAATGCCATTGGCGAAAAAGGGTCGGCGCTGAATGAAGCCACCCAGCAGGGCGCAGCTATGGCGGCTATGCTCCAGGCTGCGCAGGCCCGTCCGCAGGAAGCTACGCCGGCAACTTCTCCTGCTGACAGCGTTGAAGCAAGGCTGAAAAAGCTGAAGCAACTGTTCCAGGATGAACTGATAGACGAAACTGAATACAAGGCGAAGAAAGCCGCATTACTGGATAAATTATAA
- a CDS encoding DUF4625 domain-containing protein — protein sequence MNPRTAFVGLFLLSIFFFGCSKSDKETDSSYPEIDLHLTDAFPIQCSTVERGKPLQFKGRFTDNKALGSFSLDIHHNFDQHTHSTEVNNCEAEAIKTPVKPLVYVKSWDIPAGTTDYTATATIDIPADVDPGDYHFLIRLTDAEGWQTIRGISIKIL from the coding sequence ATGAATCCAAGAACAGCATTTGTCGGTTTATTCCTGCTCTCCATCTTCTTTTTTGGCTGCAGCAAAAGCGATAAAGAAACTGACAGCAGTTATCCAGAAATTGACCTACATCTCACTGACGCCTTTCCCATCCAGTGCAGCACCGTGGAAAGAGGCAAGCCCCTGCAGTTCAAAGGCCGCTTCACAGACAACAAAGCGCTGGGTTCTTTCAGCCTGGATATTCACCACAACTTTGACCAGCATACCCATAGCACCGAGGTCAATAACTGCGAAGCCGAAGCCATCAAAACACCCGTAAAGCCGCTGGTCTATGTAAAAAGCTGGGATATCCCCGCCGGCACTACGGACTATACCGCCACCGCGACCATTGATATTCCTGCGGATGTGGATCCCGGCGATTATCATTTCCTGATCCGCCTCACCGATGCAGAAGGATGGCAAACCATCCGCGGCATCAGCATCAAAATATTATAA
- a CDS encoding efflux transporter outer membrane subunit: MRTIQFYISIAFAVAVLASACTVGKQYSRPALNLPDNYRGQAVTADSLQLPWRSFFKDPILVGLIEKALEKNNDMSVAVINMQQLELTYKQSRMGLLPTLNLSVGANRNWLSENSLNGSLSSQFLGGSYMDDYSATLNLAWEADIWGKVKMQKAGALANFLAQKENLTALKSRLIVQVAQAYYNLITLDEQLKVAHRNVLLGDSTLNLIKLQYTAAQVNSLAVEQAEAQKKTAELLVPVALQNIALQENTLSTLCGSYPDSVSRAGSLADARPEEVFPTGVPAMLLSRRPDVKAAEYAVMAANASTGLAKAAMYPSINLTPSIGTNSFKFNSWFDLPGSLVKNVGIGLTQPIFQKKALKTAHEIALLEQQKAAIQFRQSVLTAVEEVSGALVRSEQADLRMQLTSQKQASLSKATRDALLLYRNGMATYLEVITAQNNSLQNQLDMITVQRDKLTAVTDLYRALGGGTEN; this comes from the coding sequence ATGCGAACAATACAATTCTATATCAGCATTGCTTTTGCTGTTGCTGTACTGGCTTCGGCCTGTACGGTGGGAAAGCAATACAGTCGCCCGGCACTCAACCTGCCCGACAACTACCGGGGGCAGGCAGTCACTGCCGACAGCCTTCAGCTGCCCTGGCGCAGTTTTTTCAAAGACCCCATCCTGGTGGGCCTGATTGAAAAAGCACTGGAGAAGAACAATGATATGTCCGTGGCCGTTATCAATATGCAACAGCTAGAGCTGACCTATAAGCAGTCCCGGATGGGTTTGCTGCCCACCCTCAACCTCAGTGTGGGCGCTAACCGGAACTGGTTATCTGAGAACTCGCTCAATGGTTCTCTCAGCAGCCAGTTCCTGGGTGGCAGTTATATGGATGATTACAGCGCCACCCTGAACCTGGCCTGGGAAGCCGATATCTGGGGCAAGGTGAAAATGCAGAAGGCCGGGGCGCTGGCCAATTTCCTGGCGCAGAAAGAAAACCTCACCGCGCTGAAAAGCCGGCTGATAGTACAGGTGGCGCAGGCCTATTACAACCTGATCACCCTGGACGAGCAGCTCAAAGTGGCGCACCGCAATGTGTTGCTGGGGGATAGTACGCTGAACCTGATCAAACTGCAGTATACGGCCGCACAGGTCAACTCACTGGCGGTAGAGCAGGCCGAAGCGCAGAAGAAAACAGCGGAGCTGCTGGTGCCGGTGGCCCTGCAGAATATCGCTCTCCAGGAAAATACGCTGAGTACGCTCTGTGGTTCCTACCCTGATAGTGTCAGTCGCGCCGGCAGCCTGGCCGATGCCCGTCCGGAGGAAGTTTTTCCCACCGGCGTACCCGCCATGCTGCTGAGCAGGCGGCCTGATGTAAAGGCTGCTGAATATGCTGTGATGGCGGCTAATGCCAGTACCGGCCTGGCCAAAGCAGCCATGTATCCCTCTATTAACCTGACGCCTTCCATCGGTACCAACTCTTTTAAATTTAACAGCTGGTTTGATCTGCCCGGTTCCCTGGTGAAGAATGTGGGTATTGGGCTCACGCAACCTATCTTCCAGAAAAAAGCCCTGAAGACCGCCCATGAGATAGCCCTGCTGGAGCAGCAAAAAGCAGCCATACAGTTCAGGCAATCTGTACTCACAGCAGTAGAGGAAGTGTCCGGGGCATTGGTGCGGTCGGAACAGGCTGACCTTCGGATGCAGTTGACCAGCCAGAAGCAGGCCTCTTTGAGCAAGGCCACCAGGGATGCGTTGCTGCTGTACCGCAATGGTATGGCCACTTACCTGGAAGTGATCACTGCGCAGAATAATTCTTTGCAGAACCAGCTGGACATGATCACGGTGCAGCGGGATAAACTGACGGCTGTCACGGACCTGTACCGCGCCCTGGGTGGCGGCACAGAAAATTAA